The Acidobacteriota bacterium genomic interval GAAGTTGATCCAGGATATCGTTCCCAACCATTCGGGACCCGATCACGAGTGGGTCAAAAACCCTCCCTCCAAAACCTGGTATAACGGAACCCTTCAGAAACACCTTGACTGCTCGTTTGATACTCCGGTGTTACTTGACCCGAAAACCCCAAAGAAAACGCGCCGGCTGGTCACAGAGGGCTGGTTTGCCGGAACGTTGCCGGACCTCAACACGCTTGATGCCAGGTATCGGACCTATTCGCTGCAAAACACCCTCTGGTGGTTGAATATGACCGGGCAGGACGCGCTCAGAATTGATACTTATCCCTATGTCGAACGTGCGTTCTGGCGCGACTGGCAAAAAGGACTCGACGCTGAATTTCCAACCGTGACCGATTTTGGAGAGATTCTGGTCGGAGATCCCAAAGTGGTTTCCTTTTTCAAAGGAGGAAAAACCGGATGGGATGGGATTGATACCGGTCTCAAATCCGTTTTTGATTTTCCCCTGGCCTTCGCCATTCGTGAATTTTGCGCTGACGATACCAAACAAAGTTCACGCATAACTGACATTCTGGCTCAGGATGCCCTCTACGGAGATGCCTCGACGCTGGTCACGCTGGTCAATAATCATGATGTCTCCCGGTTGATTCAGGACGCCAAAGGTGACAGCCGCCGGCTCCGTCTGGCCCATGCCATTCTGTTGACCCTCAGGGGAGTACCCCAACTCTACTATGGTGACGAAATTGGCATCATGGGCGGGAATGATCCGGATAACCGGCGCGATTTCCCAGGTGGTTTTGGTGGATCGGTCAATGCCTTTGATCCAGCTCAAAGAACAGCCGAACAGGCTGCAATTTGGAATGACCTCCAAAAACTGCTGACCATTCGCCGTGAGCACCCCACCCTTCAAACCGGAAACCATACCAATGTTCTGGTCAAAGGTCGCTCGCTGGCCTATATCCGGTCGGACGCGAAGGAAAAATTGCTGATTGTGATCAATGGAAAATCAACCGACGACCGATTGCCCCTTTCTCTCTCTCCCCAACTTCCCAACGGAAGTAAACTTACCCCCATTGCAACACCAGGCCAGACACTCGAGGTCGGCGCTGCTGGCGTT includes:
- a CDS encoding cyclomaltodextrinase N-terminal domain-containing protein → MSHGTQIRKKLAPQPSRWRLSILCVGLILFPLTFFNPPLRLVSAASPHFQKATPQILKAEPPNWWTVSRPTTIQVLLTGTNFNKAKVQTSTKGVSVGQTSVSPNGKYLFCDLVLTPEATAGSVELQITADSATIRKSWPLFSPLPREGNYQGLLPSDVVYLIMPDRFADGDPSNNEPAGPGQTYNPRESRMYHGGDLRGVIQHLDYLKELGVTAIWLTPVYDNTDTKGDVYHGYHMTDFFDVEEHFGTMALYQELTREVHKRGMKLIQDIVPNHSGPDHEWVKNPPSKTWYNGTLQKHLDCSFDTPVLLDPKTPKKTRRLVTEGWFAGTLPDLNTLDARYRTYSLQNTLWWLNMTGQDALRIDTYPYVERAFWRDWQKGLDAEFPTVTDFGEILVGDPKVVSFFKGGKTGWDGIDTGLKSVFDFPLAFAIREFCADDTKQSSRITDILAQDALYGDASTLVTLVNNHDVSRLIQDAKGDSRRLRLAHAILLTLRGVPQLYYGDEIGIMGGNDPDNRRDFPGGFGGSVNAFDPAQRTAEQAAIWNDLQKLLTIRREHPTLQTGNHTNVLVKGRSLAYIRSDAKEKLLIVINGKSTDDRLPLSLSPQLPNGSKLTPIATPGQTLEVGAAGVEISLGALSYQIFVIGQ